The genomic DNA CTGATGACCTTTTGAGCATTTATAGATTATTAAAAAAGATAAAAATACATGAACTTTATTCAAATATTAATTTTGGAACTGGAAATATTGGCTTAACATCTTCTGTATATGTATTGATAAATACTTTGTATGGAAATTTATTTAATATGATTGATGCAGAAAAAATGTATTTAAATGTAAATCCAGATTTTACAAAAGATTATGTTTTAGGAAATATAAGGATACATATAAGGCCAAGAATAAAAGCTTTATTTAATATTATAATAATGATTAATAAAATTATGAATAAAAATAAAGGAAATAAGGAAGGTGATAGTAATGAGAGCAACAGGTTCGATACAGAGTCTTATGGAAACAACTCTTGAAACAATTAAAGGTTCTATAGATGCAAATACTATTATAGGAGACCCTATAAAAACAGATACTACAGTGGTTGTACCTATATCAAAGGTTACAATTGGCTTTGGTATAGGAGGAGGAGAATACTCAAAAGGATATGATGATAAAGATAGGGAAATTGAATTAAAAAATGAAAAATCAGATACGAATTTTGCTGGAGGTAGCGCAGGGGCTATATCTGTACAACCAGTAGCATTTGTAGTAGTTGAAAGTGGAGAGACTAGAATAATGAGTTTAGATAGTAATATCAATCTAGTGGATAATATATTATCTATAACTCCTAGAGTATTGGAGAAAATTCAAAATATATCACAAAGTAATAAGAATCAAGATAAAAACAATATGTAAGAATAAAATATTTTTAAATATGTATATAGTTTTAAGTAAAGTAGTGGGGTTAATATAAATCCCACTATTTTGTTGTGTACTTTAAACATTTATATCTAATAAGATTTTAGTTTAAAACAATTTAAATAGATAATAAAGTTGATATATAGTATAATTATAAAAAGAAAAGAAGTATTATATTATAGATATATAAACGCATTTGAGATATAAGAGGGAGTTATAAATCATTAGTTTTGAGGTGAATGTTATGAGCGATAAAGAATTATCTATTTTGTTGTTAGAAAGTATGAATAATTTTCATAATTTAATAAAGATTATTAATAACGAAAGATATAAAAAAGATAAGGTTCTTACAGAAAGACAGTTCTTTGCCTTAGTAAAAATAAGAAAACATGATAAAATAGAGCTTAAAAATCTAAGTAGAGATTTGCATGTATCTACTTCTAGTCTGTGTATACTACTTAATAAATTGGTTGAGCAAGAGTATGTATATAGGGAAGAAGATAGTAGAGATAGACGAAATACTTTTTATGGAATAACTAAAAATGGAGAAAAGATATTGGATAATGAAATACTAAAGTTTGTATCTATAATAAGTGATAAAATGGATTGCCTAGATATAGATAATAAAGATAAATTATTTACTTCTTTGGAAGAGTCTAAAAATATAATAGAACAATTATTTTAAAAAGGAGAATTTATTATGAATATAAAGTATTCTAAAGAGATATTAAAAAGTTTAGAAAATGCTATAACAGTAGTAGCTCTATTTGAGGGAGAAGATGTTTTTACGACATTTGATAAAATAAATATGATAAGCAGAAATTTTAATTCTAAAGAAAATAGTATAGATACTGTAACATTAATTGAAAATAACAATTTGGTAAATGTTTGTTTTGTTGGTTTTGGTAAGAGAGAGTTATTGAATAGAGAAAAAATTAGAATCATAGGTGGGAATTTGTGTAAAAAATTAAAAAATATATTGAAAAATGAAGCATATAAGAGTAGTGATGTTAATGTACTGAATCTTAATTTAAATAGTGATGAAATAGGTTGTTTTGTAGAAGGGATATTACTTGGAAATTATAAGTTTGATAAGTATAAGACAAAAAGTAAGGATTTTGAAAGAAAAGAAGTTGATACTATAACTATATTTACTGAAAAAGAAGTTGAGTGTCAAATAGAAAAGGCTAAAATATTAGCTAATTCAACTATAATAGCTAGAAATCTAGTTAATGAACCATCAAACGTAATATATCCAAAAACATTAGCAGTAGAAACAGTTAAACTTGGTGCAGAGTTTGGGTTTAATGTTGATGTTTATGAAGAAGAAAAAATAAAGGCATTGGGAATGGATGCTTTTTTCGCTGTTTCAAGAGGTTCAATTAATAAACCAAGATTCATAGTAATGAGATACTTTGGAGATAAAGAAAGTACAGATATATTAGGTCTAGTAGGTAAAGGATTGACTTATGATACTGGTGGATATTCTTTAAAATCAAATGCTTCTATGCTAGATATGAAGACAGATATGGCTGGTGCTGCGAGTGTTATAGGTGCTATGTGTGCTATATCTCAAAGTAAATTAAAGAAAAATGTTATAGCAGTAGTGGCTGCATGTGAGAATGCTTTATCAGGAGGTTCATACAAACCTGGAGATATAATTAGTTCTATGGCAAAGAAAACTATTGAAGTTTTAAATACGGATGCAGAAGGTAGACTTACATTAGCTGATGCAATATACTACATTATAAACAATGAAAAAGTAACAAAGGTGGTTGATGTAGCTACATTAACTGGTGCTGCTTTAACATTGTTAGGTAATGTTGCAACTCCTATAGTAACAAATAATGATGATTTTTATTGTGAATTAGAAAAAGCTGCCACTTTATCAGGGGAAAGGGTATGGAAGATGCCAATTTATGATGAATTTAAAGATATGATAAAAGGAGAAGAAGCAGACCTTAAAAACACTGGTGGTAAAAATGCTGGATGTATAACAGCAGGAGCTTTTATTGGTGAATTTGTTGGGAATACTCCTTGGATACATATGGATATAGCGGGGACAAGTACATCATCAAAATCAATTGGATACAAAGCAAAGGGGGCTACAGGAGAACCTGTTAGAACATTGTACTATTTGGCAGAAATCTAAAAAACAATTATAAAATATAATTTATAAAGCCACGTGGATATTTTTGTAATTTAAGATTATCTATGTGGCTTTATTTTTTATTTAAGTAAATTATTTACTCTTTTTCTTTTTTTCAAGTATAAAAGTATCTCTATTAAATAAAAGAGCAGGTATGTACATAATACTAGTAACAAAAATAAACGTAAAAATAGCAGTTATGCTATGACTTAAAAAACCATAATAGTACCTAGAGTTGGTAAATGTGTTTAGTAAAAATATGAATGAAAAATAAATAAAACATATAGCTAAGTTATCTCTAAGTGCATATCTGTTAACTCTAAATTTTCTAACATCAACCATATATATATCTGCATAAATTATCAAGCACTTAGAGAAGATAAAGATAAAATATATTAAGCTAGGAAATTCATAGCCCAAGTTTTTAGAAAAAATGAGTTCTCCAACTGAACAAACTAAACTCCAAGAAAAAAATATATTAAAAAGATGATACTGCTTAAAAATTAGTATGGCTATACACAGATATATACAAATATAATTGATTCCAATTGGTAAAGAGTTTAGAGTACTATAATTACCTGAAGAAATAAGTAATAATTGCTCTAGAGCCATAATTATTACAAGTAATGTACAAATTATCTTCTCAACTGTATAGCTATAAGGTAAAATATTTTTGGTTAGTTTTGGACAATAGTATAAAAATAATCCAAATATAAAGAGACTTACAAATTGTTCACTAGAAAAAAGAAAAATTTTAAACATATAACATTCTCTCCTATAATAAATTTAATATGTATCTATATAAATATATTCATTATATCTCAATTTAATATATAAAAAAGATAATAATAGTTAGATTTTTTATATGAATTTTAATAGGTAAAATATCCTATTGTTTTGTAGATATATCCTAATTATGTCAAAAAATAAAAAAATTTTTATTTATTAGAGTTTTTGGAAATAATAATAACAGATATTATAATTAATTAACAGTTTTTGTAAGTATTTGACAATAGAGAGGGTGTAACAAATGGGAATAATAGAGTCAGCATCAAAATTGGCTGAGATGGTTCATTTATTGGCTGTTGAAAAGGGGATAACTGATATAGAAGCATGGGATGAAGCTGTGAAAGAATACAGCAAAATTTATGAAGAAAGAAGAAATGAATAGAATGATAAAAAATGAAAACTTGATGATAAAAAATAACTTTATTTAAAGAAATTCAATTTTTATAGAAGTATTAAAAATAATATAAATAAAAAGATGGTATTTCAAATGTAAGTAAAAAATCATTTTGGGATACCATCCTTATTATTTATTTTAATAATATATAAGTAATAAATCTTACTTATCCATATTTTTTATGTAACCTCTTTTTTCTAGCTTTTTTATATGCTCCTTACGTATTTCATCAAGATTAATACCATATTGTTCTTCTAGCTTAAACATCATAGTAACACATGTCTGCGCTACATCCATTAGTTCCTTAGCAGTTTTCTTTATAATATCAACTTCATCTAAATCATTATTTTCTCCACTTAGATTTCTGAATTTACCTATACATTCAGCTAATTCACCTTGTTCTTCACCCATTTTGATAAATGTAGATTCTAGTGTTGGGTCTAAATTATTAAGCTCTGGTAAAGATATAGTTTTTAGTTTCATAAAAGCTCCTTTCAAGTTATTCGTATTTATACTAAAACATCATAACAAAAATAATACTAAAAAAAAACTTTAAATTCAACATAAAAACTTACATATATAATAAAAATCGTGAAATAAATCTATATTTGTCTTAATACAGCCTCATATAAAACTTCTCCAATAGGTTTATTTATTACAAGAGAAGCTGACTTATCATAGACTGTATTTGCTTTATTAATAAGAGCAATATAATCACCTTTGTAATAATCTATAAAACTTGCTGCTGGGTACACAGCTAATGATGTACCTCCTATAATCAATAAATCAGCATTACTTATAGCAGAAATTGTTTTAGTAATGACATCACTGTCAAGAGCTTCCTCATAAAGTACTACATCTGGTTTTACTATAGAACCACAGTTGTCACAGTAAGGAATATTACCTCCCAGATTTAACATAGATTCTAAGTCAAAAAACTTACCACATTTAGTACAATAATTTCTATGTACAGAACCATGAAGTTCTAGCACATTTTTACTTCCAGCCATTTGATGAAGTCCATCAATATTTTGAGTTATGACAGCTTTAAGCTTACCCATTTCTTCGAGTTTTGCTAAAGCTATATGAGCATTATTGGGTTTTGCATTAGGATATATTAATTTATCCTTATAAAATTCAAAAAATTCTTCTGGATATCTAACAAAAAAAGTATGTGAAACTAATTGTTCAGCAGTAAATTGTTTATTGAGTTTTTGGCTAAATAATCCAGTAGAACTTCTAAAGTCTGGAATATTAGATTCAGTTGAAACACCTGCTCCACCAAAAAATACAATATTATTGTGATTAGCTATTAAGTCTTTTAAGCTATTTGCATCCATAGTTACACCTCCAAATTATTATATATAAATTGTACTACATATTAGGTCGTTTATGTTTTATTAATTTAAATAAATATATAGTTTAATAAGTTAAATAAAGGGAATATAAATAAAATGTATACAGAGTATAAATAGACAATATTTACTAAAATAACAAGTTGTCGTATAATTATATTAAAATTGTTTTAGTGTATAAGAAGGGCGGGGGAAGTACGTGAAGAAAAAAGCAGCTTTAGCAACATTGGCTATGTTACCCTTAGGTGTGGTAAATGCACATGCTGATGGAGATATAGGTATAGTGACTATAAATTATTTAAATGTAAGAAATGAACCAACTGCCGAAAGTAGCATAGCCTTTGTTGCTAAAAAAGATGATAAAGTTTTGATTAAAGACTCTTCTAATGGATGGTATAAAATAAAAGCTGAATCTGGACAAGAAGGTTGGGCTTCATCAAAATATATAGCAAAATCAAATAGTGACTCTTTAAGAACGTCTACAAATAAAGAAAAACAAGTTATTTCAAATAGTTTAAATATGAGAAATGGAGCAGGTACAAGTTACAGAGTAATAACTGTACTAAAAAAAGGTCAAAAAGTAGAAGTAATATCAGAGAGTAATGGATGGTCTAAAATCAAATATGATGGAAGACTAGGATATGTATCTAGCTCTTATTTAGGAGACGTTTCAAACTCAACTAATAAATCAAAAACTAAACAAGTGAATACAACTTCACTAAATGTAAGGAGTGGACCAAATACAAGTTATGGTTTGTTAGGCAAGTTGCCAAAAGGAAGTAAAGTAGAAGTAATATCAGAAAGTAATGGATGGTCAAAAATAAAGTATAATGGAAAAGATGCCTATGTATCTAGTATGTACTTATCGGATGTAAGTCAAAGTAATTCAGACAATTCTAGTCAAAGCAATGATAAAAAGAATACTGATAAGGTTGTAAATACAGCTTCTTTAAATGTAAGAAGTGGACCAGGTTCTACATATAGTAAGTTGGGAAAAGTTTATAAAGGAAGTAAAGTAACTGTACTATCAGAAAGTAGTGGATGGGCTAAGATTAATTTTAACAATAAAGAAGCATTTGTAGTAGGCAATTATTTATCTACTTCAGCAGATACTTCAAATAATAACTCAAATAGTAACTCTGATAACAGTTCTAATAGTAATGGCAATAATTCTTCATCATCAGGTCAAGTAAATGGTATGTCAGGTATAAGTGGGGCTAAAATTGATTATAAATCTTTGAGTTATACTTTAGAATCTCATATAAGTAAACAAGTTGAGAAAGCAGCATCAGGAGGAAATGTGATAGCTCCAAGTAATAGGAAAAGCACTCCAAGTCCTGAATTTAGTACTTTTTCAGCTCAAAGAACAAGCTCATTTGTAAATGCAAGTTCAAGTGATATAGAATATTATTTAAATCCTAAGAATTTTACAAATACTACTAAAGGTATGATGCAGTTTTTAAAGATTAACAGTTATAGAGATGGTATTTCAGAATCAAGTCTTAACTCGTATCTTAATGGTTTATCTTCTAGTGTATTTAAAAACCAGGGAGCAGCCTTTATAAATGCTGCCAAGAAGTATAATATAGATGTTGTATATCTAGTATCTCATGCTATGTGGGAAACTGCTTATGGTAAGTCTACACTTGCCCAAGGTCAAACATTAACATCTTATAAGGGACAACCTCTTAGTAAGCCAGTTAAAGTATACAATTTTTTTGGTATAGGAGCAATAGATAAAAGTGCTAATGTTTCAGGTGCAGAAGCAGCGTATTCCAATGGCTGGACTAGTGTAGAAGCTACAATAGATGGCTCTGCAAAGTGGATATCACAAAATTACGTAAATAGTTCTAAGTACAATCAGAATACTATTTACAAGATGAAGTGGAATTATGATTATACATGGCATCAGTATGCAACTGATGTAAACTGGGCTAATGGAATTTCTGGAATTATGGAAAATTTAATTGGTCTTTATGGAGGAGGAAGTAGTTTGGTTTTTGAAGTTCCTCAATATAAGTAATACATAAATAAAAAATATAGACTATGGGTAGTTTTCATTTTATTTAAATTATCTATAGTCTTTTTGTATATAATTTATAATCTGTAAATTTAATGTTAACAAAACTTTTATGTTATAATATTAATTCTAAGTAAATATAAGTGAGTAATGGGTAGAAATAGATAAAAAGTGGTAATAATATATATAAAGATAATTTTGAGAAAGGAGGATATATATGGAAAGTATTAAGGAATATTTGGATAAGTTAGAAATTAATAATAGTGGTCTTGGAAAGCAACTTAAAGAAGTTTATATAAATAGAGTAGTTTATTTTAAGGAAGATAAGATAGTTTATTTTTATCTAACTTCTAAAGATATTGTTTCTCATGAACTTTTAGATAAATTTAAAGAAGAATTGATGTATAAACTCGATTATTTTAAAGATATGAGGATGAAGATAAGATTTACTGGTCTTGAAAGAAAATCCAATAAAGATGTTATAAAAAAATATTGGAATAATATATTGTATATATTAAAGTATCTTTGTCCATCTATTGCAGGGTGGTATAAACAAGTAGAATTTCTTTGTTTAGAAGAAGAATTAAAAATAAAACTTCCAAAAGGTATATTTTATGAGCGATTAATGAAAAAAAATGTAACTTATGTACTTAAAACCGTGCTTAGCGAAGAGTTGGGATTAGATTTAAATATAACAATAGAAAAAGCTGTTGATGAAAAGGTAAATAAAGAAAGACTCATAAGAATCAATGATAGAGAAATGGAAGAAAAAATTAGGGCTTTAGAAATTGGAAAAGTTAATAACTGTGAAGAAAATGAAGAGGAAAGTTATGTCATTAAGTCTGATGTAGATGAAAATTTAATCTATGGAGATAATGCAAATGCTATGATTGAAAATATAGTTGAATTAAATGCATCTTCTGGAACAGTTGCAGTTGTTGGAGATATATTTGATGTTGACACTAAAGAACTTAAAAACGGAAAAATACTTATGATAGCTTCAATTACAGATTATACTAGCTCAATAAGCTGTAAACTTTTTTTAACAGATACAAATAAGGATGGAGTACTTGAAAATGTTAAAAAAGGAGCATACTTAAAAATCAAGGGTGACATAGTTTATGATACATATCAAAGAGAAATTAGTATGATGATTAGTGGGATAAGAAAAGAAACTAGAATAGAGAGAGAAGATAAATCAGAGGAAAAAAGAGTAGAACTCCATGCACATACACAAATGTCTTCTATGGATGCTATTTGTTCTGTTAAAAAGCTTGTAGAGCGTGCAGCCAAATGGGGTCATTCTGCTATTGCTATAACAGACCATGGTGTTGTACAAGGATTTCCAGATGCTATGAATGCAGGTAAGTCAAATAATATAAAAATACTTTATGGAGTAGAAGGGTACTTGGTTGAAGATGATTCTCTCATTATAGAGGATGCAAATGATAAAGAACTTTCGCAGACATTTGTTGTATTTGACATAGAGACAACTGGCTTTTCTAATACAAATGATAAAATAACTGAGATTGGTGCTGTAAAAATAGAAAACTTTAAGATTGTAGATAGATTTAGTGAGTTAATAAATCCTGAAAAAGATATTTCTTATAAGATACAGGAATTGACAGGAATAACTAATGAATTAATTAAAGACAAGCCAACCATTGAAGAAGTTCTTCCTAAGTTTATGGAATTTGTTGGAGATAGTGTATTAGTAGCACATAATGCAGAGTTTGATACTGGATTTATATCGCAAAAATGTAGGGAACAAGGCTTGTTATATAATAACAAAAAAGTAGATACACTTATGTTAGCAAGAGTAATGTTACCAAACTTAAAAAGACATAGATTAAATGTCGTTGCAAAAGAACTTGGTATTCCTCTTTTAAATCACCATAGAGCAGTGGATGATGCTGAAGCTACAGCACTTATATTTAATAAGTTTTTGCAGATGCTTACAGAAAAAGGTGCAAAAACTCTAAGTGATGTAAACAATATACTTGGAAAGATT from Clostridioides difficile ATCC 9689 = DSM 1296 includes the following:
- the acd gene encoding N-acetylglucosaminidase is translated as MKKKAALATLAMLPLGVVNAHADGDIGIVTINYLNVRNEPTAESSIAFVAKKDDKVLIKDSSNGWYKIKAESGQEGWASSKYIAKSNSDSLRTSTNKEKQVISNSLNMRNGAGTSYRVITVLKKGQKVEVISESNGWSKIKYDGRLGYVSSSYLGDVSNSTNKSKTKQVNTTSLNVRSGPNTSYGLLGKLPKGSKVEVISESNGWSKIKYNGKDAYVSSMYLSDVSQSNSDNSSQSNDKKNTDKVVNTASLNVRSGPGSTYSKLGKVYKGSKVTVLSESSGWAKINFNNKEAFVVGNYLSTSADTSNNNSNSNSDNSSNSNGNNSSSSGQVNGMSGISGAKIDYKSLSYTLESHISKQVEKAASGGNVIAPSNRKSTPSPEFSTFSAQRTSSFVNASSSDIEYYLNPKNFTNTTKGMMQFLKINSYRDGISESSLNSYLNGLSSSVFKNQGAAFINAAKKYNIDVVYLVSHAMWETAYGKSTLAQGQTLTSYKGQPLSKPVKVYNFFGIGAIDKSANVSGAEAAYSNGWTSVEATIDGSAKWISQNYVNSSKYNQNTIYKMKWNYDYTWHQYATDVNWANGISGIMENLIGLYGGGSSLVFEVPQYK
- a CDS encoding leucyl aminopeptidase, coding for MNIKYSKEILKSLENAITVVALFEGEDVFTTFDKINMISRNFNSKENSIDTVTLIENNNLVNVCFVGFGKRELLNREKIRIIGGNLCKKLKNILKNEAYKSSDVNVLNLNLNSDEIGCFVEGILLGNYKFDKYKTKSKDFERKEVDTITIFTEKEVECQIEKAKILANSTIIARNLVNEPSNVIYPKTLAVETVKLGAEFGFNVDVYEEEKIKALGMDAFFAVSRGSINKPRFIVMRYFGDKESTDILGLVGKGLTYDTGGYSLKSNASMLDMKTDMAGAASVIGAMCAISQSKLKKNVIAVVAACENALSGGSYKPGDIISSMAKKTIEVLNTDAEGRLTLADAIYYIINNEKVTKVVDVATLTGAALTLLGNVATPIVTNNDDFYCELEKAATLSGERVWKMPIYDEFKDMIKGEEADLKNTGGKNAGCITAGAFIGEFVGNTPWIHMDIAGTSTSSKSIGYKAKGATGEPVRTLYYLAEI
- a CDS encoding YwaF family protein; this encodes MFKIFLFSSEQFVSLFIFGLFLYYCPKLTKNILPYSYTVEKIICTLLVIIMALEQLLLISSGNYSTLNSLPIGINYICIYLCIAILIFKQYHLFNIFFSWSLVCSVGELIFSKNLGYEFPSLIYFIFIFSKCLIIYADIYMVDVRKFRVNRYALRDNLAICFIYFSFIFLLNTFTNSRYYYGFLSHSITAIFTFIFVTSIMYIPALLFNRDTFILEKKKKSK
- a CDS encoding MazG-like family protein, yielding MKLKTISLPELNNLDPTLESTFIKMGEEQGELAECIGKFRNLSGENNDLDEVDIIKKTAKELMDVAQTCVTMMFKLEEQYGINLDEIRKEHIKKLEKRGYIKNMDK
- a CDS encoding MarR family winged helix-turn-helix transcriptional regulator, yielding MSDKELSILLLESMNNFHNLIKIINNERYKKDKVLTERQFFALVKIRKHDKIELKNLSRDLHVSTSSLCILLNKLVEQEYVYREEDSRDRRNTFYGITKNGEKILDNEILKFVSIISDKMDCLDIDNKDKLFTSLEESKNIIEQLF
- a CDS encoding NAD-dependent protein deacylase is translated as MDANSLKDLIANHNNIVFFGGAGVSTESNIPDFRSSTGLFSQKLNKQFTAEQLVSHTFFVRYPEEFFEFYKDKLIYPNAKPNNAHIALAKLEEMGKLKAVITQNIDGLHQMAGSKNVLELHGSVHRNYCTKCGKFFDLESMLNLGGNIPYCDNCGSIVKPDVVLYEEALDSDVITKTISAISNADLLIIGGTSLAVYPAASFIDYYKGDYIALINKANTVYDKSASLVINKPIGEVLYEAVLRQI
- the ytfJ gene encoding GerW family sporulation protein yields the protein MRATGSIQSLMETTLETIKGSIDANTIIGDPIKTDTTVVVPISKVTIGFGIGGGEYSKGYDDKDREIELKNEKSDTNFAGGSAGAISVQPVAFVVVESGETRIMSLDSNINLVDNILSITPRVLEKIQNISQSNKNQDKNNM
- a CDS encoding DUF2953 domain-containing protein, with the protein product MELNELFNFKYLIIAVIFIISVTMLILISHINILIIADIKNKDICLKLNIKYMFNLININRQLYPAENSKNNDKKEGMKNNIDSSILLADDLLSIYRLLKKIKIHELYSNINFGTGNIGLTSSVYVLINTLYGNLFNMIDAEKMYLNVNPDFTKDYVLGNIRIHIRPRIKALFNIIIMINKIMNKNKGNKEGDSNESNRFDTESYGNNS